The Salvia splendens isolate huo1 chromosome 21, SspV2, whole genome shotgun sequence genome includes a window with the following:
- the LOC121783838 gene encoding DDT domain-containing protein DDR4-like isoform X2, translating to MAGANRGPSPLAGIPVNNGAAGASEPSSPKMTDFDSSRTKLRQRWELASVLNFLHVFHPVIGKDLKLSAEDVETAIIEQNSTLAQLHIALLKGILSSSQAQTLKSSDGWMAVLSKALSTWWPWVAEGDFPLTGAKGEEISIYKELDPTARLMILKALCEVRADYDAVSYISEQMKNGTGVSCFRKDKLGSDGNRVSFWYDGNETIGHRLYKEVHSFENQQPKKKDTAPALNCQWETLATNLEGFNKIVDEFSSSKFKWEVALAKSIEMNVIPVLAKQQKKKEKALYRLQREQLRFNGFHNFVSTRSCRTNKRPDYVFDKYDRDIAEAIKDSNKRKTSEERMQEDKPSQQRMTNTSDGSNNSATSSRDSESSETDTEKHNPEESDGADGSEDEEYVENEEDDIEKDEDEDEDED from the exons ATGGCCGGAGCTAACCGAGGTCCGTCGCCGTTGGCCGGAATTCCTGTAAACAACGGCGCAGCTGGTGCGTCGGAGCCATCCTCGCCGAAAATGACCGACTTCGACTCCTCCCGCACGAAGCTTCGCCAACGATGGGAGTTGGCTTCAGTTCTCAACTTTCTCCAC GTATTCCATCCGGTAATTGGTAAAGATCTGAAGTTATCAGCTGAAGACGTAGAAACTGCAATCATTGAGCAAAACAGTACACTTGCTCAGCTTCACATAGCACTCTTGAAG GGAATTCTTTCTTCAAGCCAAGCCCAAACATTAAAGTCCTCTGATGGGTGGATGGCTGTTCTCAGTAAGGCTCTCTCAACGTGGTGGCCTTGG GTTGCTGAAGGTGATTTTCCTTTAACTGGAGCCAAGGG GGAGGAAATATCCATTTATAAGGAGCTTGATCCAACAGCTCGTCTTATGATTCTTAAAGCTCTTTGTGAAGTTCGAGCAGAT TATGATGCTGTGTCCTACATCAGTGAGCAAATGAAAAATGGCACTGGTGTTTCTTGTTTTCGAAAGGACAAGCTTGGAAGTGATGGCAACAGAGTATCATTTTG GTATGATGGAAACGAGACAATTGGTCACAGATTATATAAGGAGGTTCACTCCTTTGAGAATCAGCAACCCAAAAAGAAGGATACTGCCCCTGCATTAAACTGCCAATGGGAAACCCTTGCTACCAATCTAGAAGGATTCAACAAGATTGTG GATGAATTCTCATCTAGTAAATTTAAATGGGAGGTTGCTCTTGCTAAATCAATTGAAATGAATGTAATTCCTGTTCTTGCAAAGCAGCAGAAG AAAAAAGAGAAGGCACTGTACCGGCTGCAAAGAGAGCAATTACGATTCAATGGTTTTCACAACTTTGTCTCAACTCGATCATGTCGCACTAACAAGCGTCCTGATTACGTATTTG ATAAATATGACAGAGACATTGCAGAGGCAATAAAAGATTCGAA CAAAAGAAAGACTAGTGAAGAACGAATGCAGGAAGACAAACCGAGCCAGCAAAGGATGACAAATACCTCAGATGGATCTAACAATTCAGCAACATCTTCAAGGGACAGTGAATCTAGTGAAACTGATACTGAGAAACACAATCCAGAAGAAAGTGATGGCGCTGATGGCTCCGAGGATGAAGAATATGTGGAGAACGAGGAAGATGACATAGAAaaggatgaagatgaagatgaagatgaagactAA
- the LOC121783246 gene encoding 54S ribosomal protein L24, mitochondrial-like, which produces MAFRSREMMKKLVKKIGGDQNLAPGVKDQLKKWVPDRKIVMGRANRGLFAARHIQFGNRVSEDGGNRTKRCWKPNVQEKRLFSYILDRQIRVKVTTHALRCIDKAGGIDEYLLKTPHHKMDTEMGLFWKVKIEKMYQDLGGKQVVFFAPEDEASFEEKFNELRLEQKAGRRDARRKMYGSSAKQEPTKDETDVGEASQLTTSRNEDGSSHTDFHEPLVANA; this is translated from the exons ATGGCGTTTAGGTCAAGAGAGATGATGAAGAAACTTGTGAAGAAAATCGGAGGCGACCAGAATCTAGCGCCGGGAGTGAAAGATCAGCTGAAAAAATGGGTGCCGGATCGCAAAATCGTGATGGGCCGAGCCAACCGCGGGCTTTTCGCCGCCCGCCATATCCAATTCGGCAATCGCGTCAGTGAAGACGGAGGCAACAG GACAAAGAGGTGCTGGAAACCCAATGTGCAGGAGAAGCGGCTCTTTAGCTACATTCTAGACCGTCAAATTCGTGTCAAGGTGACTACACATGCGCTGCGCTGCATAGACAAGGCAGGGGGAATCGATGAGTACTTGCTCAAGACACCTCACCACAAGATGGACACAGAAATGGGTCTTTTCTGGAAAGTTAAGATTgagaagatgtatcaagacctTGGAGGGAAGCAGGTTGTCTTCTTTGCACCTGAGGACGAGGCCAGCTTTGAAGAAAAATTCAACGAACTAAGATTAGAACAGAAGGCTGGACGTAGGGACGCCAGGAGAAAGATGTATGGTTCATCCGCCAAGCAAGAGCCAACCAAGGATGAAACAGACGTGGGCGAAGCCAGTCAACTAACAACATCAAGAAATGAAGACGGGAGCTCTCACACCGACTTCCATGAACCATTGGTTGCCAATGCTTAG
- the LOC121783838 gene encoding DDT domain-containing protein DDR4-like isoform X1 codes for MAGANRGPSPLAGIPVNNGAAGASEPSSPKMTDFDSSRTKLRQRWELASVLNFLHVFHPVIGKDLKLSAEDVETAIIEQNSTLAQLHIALLKGILSSSQAQTLKSSDGWMAVLSKALSTWWPWVAEGDFPLTGAKGEEISIYKELDPTARLMILKALCEVRADQYDAVSYISEQMKNGTGVSCFRKDKLGSDGNRVSFWYDGNETIGHRLYKEVHSFENQQPKKKDTAPALNCQWETLATNLEGFNKIVDEFSSSKFKWEVALAKSIEMNVIPVLAKQQKKKEKALYRLQREQLRFNGFHNFVSTRSCRTNKRPDYVFDKYDRDIAEAIKDSNKRKTSEERMQEDKPSQQRMTNTSDGSNNSATSSRDSESSETDTEKHNPEESDGADGSEDEEYVENEEDDIEKDEDEDEDED; via the exons ATGGCCGGAGCTAACCGAGGTCCGTCGCCGTTGGCCGGAATTCCTGTAAACAACGGCGCAGCTGGTGCGTCGGAGCCATCCTCGCCGAAAATGACCGACTTCGACTCCTCCCGCACGAAGCTTCGCCAACGATGGGAGTTGGCTTCAGTTCTCAACTTTCTCCAC GTATTCCATCCGGTAATTGGTAAAGATCTGAAGTTATCAGCTGAAGACGTAGAAACTGCAATCATTGAGCAAAACAGTACACTTGCTCAGCTTCACATAGCACTCTTGAAG GGAATTCTTTCTTCAAGCCAAGCCCAAACATTAAAGTCCTCTGATGGGTGGATGGCTGTTCTCAGTAAGGCTCTCTCAACGTGGTGGCCTTGG GTTGCTGAAGGTGATTTTCCTTTAACTGGAGCCAAGGG GGAGGAAATATCCATTTATAAGGAGCTTGATCCAACAGCTCGTCTTATGATTCTTAAAGCTCTTTGTGAAGTTCGAGCAGAT CAGTATGATGCTGTGTCCTACATCAGTGAGCAAATGAAAAATGGCACTGGTGTTTCTTGTTTTCGAAAGGACAAGCTTGGAAGTGATGGCAACAGAGTATCATTTTG GTATGATGGAAACGAGACAATTGGTCACAGATTATATAAGGAGGTTCACTCCTTTGAGAATCAGCAACCCAAAAAGAAGGATACTGCCCCTGCATTAAACTGCCAATGGGAAACCCTTGCTACCAATCTAGAAGGATTCAACAAGATTGTG GATGAATTCTCATCTAGTAAATTTAAATGGGAGGTTGCTCTTGCTAAATCAATTGAAATGAATGTAATTCCTGTTCTTGCAAAGCAGCAGAAG AAAAAAGAGAAGGCACTGTACCGGCTGCAAAGAGAGCAATTACGATTCAATGGTTTTCACAACTTTGTCTCAACTCGATCATGTCGCACTAACAAGCGTCCTGATTACGTATTTG ATAAATATGACAGAGACATTGCAGAGGCAATAAAAGATTCGAA CAAAAGAAAGACTAGTGAAGAACGAATGCAGGAAGACAAACCGAGCCAGCAAAGGATGACAAATACCTCAGATGGATCTAACAATTCAGCAACATCTTCAAGGGACAGTGAATCTAGTGAAACTGATACTGAGAAACACAATCCAGAAGAAAGTGATGGCGCTGATGGCTCCGAGGATGAAGAATATGTGGAGAACGAGGAAGATGACATAGAAaaggatgaagatgaagatgaagatgaagactAA